The Haloprofundus salinisoli region CCCGCCCCGGGCTACTGGTACGCGACGGTCAACGTCTGGACCGTCGAGGTCCGCGGCGAGTACGCGCAGTTCGTCGTCACCGCGCGACGCGGTCCGGCCGGGTCGAGCGACCTCCGGTACGTCCGCGACGGTGGCGCGGTGACGTTCGATGTGGACGGCGACGGCGAGGCCGAGCGACTAGGTCGGAGCGAACGCATCTCGTTCGAGGCGCAGACGACCGTCGTCGTGGCCGTCCCTCCGACGCCGCCGGGTGTCGGCGACGTCGACGGCGACGCCGACGAGCGGTCCGGCGGGTGGCCGAATCCGGGATGCGAACCGGAGCGACGGTGCTGACGGGAGTCGGTTCGGGTCGCATCCGGAGTGACAACCGTTTTGCCCGACGCCGGGCGACTCCCTGTATGCTCTACGACGCTGCGGAGAACCCCGGGTCGTTGACGCCGAACGAGTTGCGCGCCGCCTACGATTCGCAGTTGGCTGCCGTCGTCGACGCGGTCGGTGTCGAGACCGTCGCCGCCGAGTCGGGCGTCGACCGGGACCGAGTCGCCGCCCTGACGGACGGCGAGTCGCCGGAGCTCACGCTCGAAGAGGCCGCCGGTATCCTCGCCGCGAGCGACGACTACCCCGACCGGGAGGCTATCGTCCTCGAACTGCGCGACCACCTCCTGATGGGGATGACGACGGGCGTCCTCGACGTGGACGTTATCGCCTCGAACATCGACGCCGACCTCACCGGCCAAGAAGTCCAGCAGGCGCTCGAAGGCCGCATCGTGTTCCCGCTCGACGACCTCGCGGCGGTCCACGCGTTCATCGCCGAGCGGAACGACCGGTGACGAGCGACGCAACCGGCGACGGAGAGGGAAAGCGCGTCGTCGTCCTCGGCTGCGGCTACGTCGGCCTCGAACTCGGCCGTCAGTTGACCGCGTCGGGCCAC contains the following coding sequences:
- a CDS encoding DUF5791 family protein; this encodes MLYDAAENPGSLTPNELRAAYDSQLAAVVDAVGVETVAAESGVDRDRVAALTDGESPELTLEEAAGILAASDDYPDREAIVLELRDHLLMGMTTGVLDVDVIASNIDADLTGQEVQQALEGRIVFPLDDLAAVHAFIAERNDR